The following proteins are encoded in a genomic region of Dokdonia donghaensis DSW-1:
- the groL gene encoding chaperonin GroEL (60 kDa chaperone family; promotes refolding of misfolded polypeptides especially under stressful conditions; forms two stacked rings of heptamers to form a barrel-shaped 14mer; ends can be capped by GroES; misfolded proteins enter the barrel where they are refolded when GroES binds): MAKDIQFNIEARDGLKRGVDKLANAVKVTLGPKGRNVIISKSFGAPHVTKDGVTVAKEIELEDALENMGAQMVKEVASKTNDLAGDGTTTATVLAQAIVTEGLKNVAAGANPMDLKRGIDKAVEAIVADLEKQTAKVGNSSDKIKQVASISANNDEVIGELIAEAFGKVGKEGVITVEEAKGTETYVDVVEGMQFDRGFLSPYFVTNSEKMSAELDSPYILLFDKKISNMKDLLPVLEPVAQTGKPLLIIAEDVDGEALATLVVNKLRGALKIAAVKAPGFGDRRKAMLEDIAILTGGTVISEERGFTLENTTLDMLGTAETVTIDKDNTTVVNGSGDSDMIKARVGQIKSQIETTTSDYDKEKLQERLAKLAGGVAVLYVGAASEVEMKEKKDRVDDALHATRAAVEEGIVAGGGVALVRAKKSLDKIKTENADQETGVQIVNRAIESPLRTIVSNAGGEGAVVISKVLEGKKDFGFNAKNGEYTDMLKAGIIDPKKVTRVALENAASVSGMILTTECALTDIKEDAPAAMPPMGGGGMPGMM; the protein is encoded by the coding sequence ATGGCAAAAGACATTCAATTTAATATAGAAGCACGCGACGGATTAAAGCGTGGTGTAGATAAACTTGCAAACGCAGTAAAAGTTACTTTAGGACCTAAAGGTCGTAACGTGATTATTTCAAAATCTTTTGGAGCGCCACACGTAACAAAGGATGGTGTTACTGTAGCAAAAGAAATAGAACTAGAAGATGCTCTTGAAAATATGGGAGCACAAATGGTAAAAGAAGTTGCTTCAAAAACTAATGACCTTGCTGGTGACGGTACAACTACAGCAACAGTACTTGCACAAGCTATCGTAACAGAAGGACTTAAAAACGTAGCTGCTGGTGCAAACCCAATGGACCTTAAAAGAGGTATTGATAAAGCAGTAGAAGCTATTGTTGCAGATCTAGAAAAGCAAACTGCAAAAGTGGGCAACTCTTCAGACAAGATAAAGCAAGTAGCATCTATCTCTGCAAACAATGATGAAGTGATAGGAGAACTTATCGCTGAAGCTTTTGGAAAAGTAGGTAAAGAAGGTGTGATCACTGTAGAAGAAGCAAAAGGAACAGAAACGTATGTAGACGTTGTAGAAGGTATGCAGTTTGATCGCGGTTTCCTTTCTCCATATTTTGTAACAAACAGTGAGAAAATGAGCGCAGAGCTAGACAGCCCGTACATCTTACTATTTGACAAAAAGATTTCAAATATGAAAGATTTACTTCCTGTACTTGAGCCAGTGGCACAAACAGGAAAGCCACTTCTTATCATTGCAGAAGATGTAGATGGTGAAGCACTTGCTACGCTTGTAGTAAACAAACTGCGTGGCGCTCTTAAAATTGCTGCTGTAAAAGCACCAGGTTTTGGAGATCGTCGTAAAGCTATGCTAGAAGATATTGCTATCCTTACTGGAGGTACTGTAATCTCAGAAGAGAGAGGCTTTACACTAGAAAACACAACGCTAGATATGCTAGGTACTGCAGAGACAGTAACTATAGACAAAGACAATACAACTGTTGTAAACGGATCTGGAGATTCAGATATGATTAAAGCTCGCGTAGGGCAAATCAAATCTCAAATAGAGACTACTACATCAGACTATGATAAAGAAAAACTACAAGAGCGCCTTGCAAAACTTGCAGGTGGAGTTGCTGTACTTTATGTAGGTGCTGCCTCTGAGGTTGAGATGAAAGAGAAAAAAGACCGTGTAGATGACGCTTTACACGCAACTCGTGCCGCTGTAGAAGAAGGTATCGTTGCTGGTGGTGGTGTTGCTCTTGTGCGTGCAAAGAAATCTCTTGACAAAATAAAAACAGAAAATGCAGACCAAGAGACTGGTGTGCAGATCGTAAACCGTGCGATTGAGTCTCCACTTAGAACGATTGTTTCTAATGCTGGTGGTGAAGGAGCTGTTGTGATTTCTAAAGTACTAGAAGGAAAGAAAGACTTTGGTTTTAACGCAAAAAATGGTGAGTACACAGATATGCTTAAAGCTGGAATTATCGATCCTAAGAAAGTAACACGTGTAGCACTAGAAAATGCTGCTTCTGTTTCTGGAATGATTCTTACTACAGAATGTGCACTTACAGACATTAAAGAAGATGCTCCAGCAGCAATGCCACCTATGGGAGGAGGCGGAATGCCAGGAATGATGTAA
- a CDS encoding LptE family protein has translation MNSIKSTLLIILFALGFQSCGVYSLSGVSIVNEETFEVRFFQNEAAIVEPGIDREFTEQLRDIIQNQSPLVLTNTNADVIYEGEIVEYYIAPQASTSENTAAQNRLTITINVRFYNNTQTDGEYDFERRFSFFSDFTGTAQPVGSVLDAAIDEIYERITQDVFNASLARW, from the coding sequence ATGAATTCTATAAAAAGCACCTTACTTATTATCTTATTTGCACTTGGCTTCCAGAGTTGTGGTGTGTACTCTCTAAGTGGAGTTTCTATTGTAAATGAAGAAACTTTTGAAGTTCGCTTTTTTCAAAATGAAGCAGCCATTGTAGAACCCGGTATAGACCGTGAGTTTACAGAGCAACTTAGAGATATCATACAGAACCAGTCTCCACTAGTGCTAACAAATACTAATGCAGACGTTATTTATGAAGGTGAGATTGTAGAGTACTACATTGCACCACAAGCCTCAACCTCAGAAAATACAGCTGCTCAAAACAGATTAACCATTACTATAAACGTGCGTTTTTATAACAACACGCAAACAGACGGTGAGTATGACTTTGAGCGTAGGTTTTCTTTCTTTTCTGACTTTACCGGCACGGCACAACCCGTGGGTAGTGTACTAGACGCTGCTATAGACGAGATTTATGAACGTATAACTCAAGATGTTTTTAACGCATCACTCGCACGCTGGTAA
- a CDS encoding heavy metal translocating P-type ATPase encodes MKTQVYSIKGMTCNGCRTGVEQKLAGVAGVSQAIVSLENEEATLTMDDEVTLDHLKSALPEKYRISLKKYSKAESETQEKSTGVFASNEIATPEASESKLQQLKPLFLIFLFITGAAVLLHFKDGLWDQAMLDFMGLFYVVFSFFKFLDINGFKTSFAMYDPLAGAVPAYGYVYPFIELALGLMFLMRLQIVIALVLTIVILGITTVGVTRSLLSKKEIQCACLGTALKLPMTEATFIENAIMIVMAVIMLTNLL; translated from the coding sequence ATGAAAACGCAAGTTTATAGTATAAAAGGAATGACCTGTAATGGTTGTCGTACTGGAGTTGAGCAAAAACTTGCTGGAGTAGCCGGCGTCTCGCAGGCTATTGTTTCTTTAGAAAACGAAGAGGCTACCCTTACAATGGACGACGAGGTAACACTTGACCATTTAAAAAGTGCATTGCCAGAAAAGTATCGTATATCATTAAAGAAGTATTCAAAAGCAGAGAGTGAAACGCAAGAGAAGAGCACTGGTGTTTTTGCAAGTAATGAGATTGCTACGCCAGAAGCAAGTGAGTCAAAATTGCAACAACTCAAGCCACTCTTTCTTATCTTTTTGTTTATAACTGGAGCAGCCGTATTACTTCATTTTAAAGATGGTTTGTGGGATCAAGCAATGCTAGATTTTATGGGACTGTTTTATGTTGTTTTTAGCTTTTTTAAATTTTTAGACATTAACGGATTTAAAACAAGCTTTGCGATGTATGATCCACTAGCTGGTGCAGTACCTGCATATGGTTACGTATACCCATTTATAGAGCTTGCACTGGGACTTATGTTTTTAATGCGATTACAAATAGTCATAGCACTTGTACTTACTATTGTCATACTAGGTATTACAACGGTAGGCGTGACTAGAAGTTTGTTGAGTAAGAAAGAGATACAATGTGCTTGTCTAGGCACGGCACTTAAACTACCTATGACAGAAGCAACATTTATTGAGAATGCTATTATGATTGTAATGGCGGTTATAATGCTTACAAACCTTTTATGA
- the miaB gene encoding tRNA (N6-isopentenyl adenosine(37)-C2)-methylthiotransferase MiaB, with the protein MEKIIDEHKQGEALTLERKLENSKKLFIESYGCQMNFADSEVVASILANEGYNTTQNLEEADLVLVNTCSIREKAEVTVRKRLEKYQAVKRKQNPTMKVGVLGCMAERLKSKFLEEEKIVDLVVGPDAYKDIPNLLSEVEEGRDAVNVILSKEETYGDISPVRLQTNGVTAFVSITRGCDNMCTFCVVPFTRGRERSRDPQSILEEVEDLANRGFKEITLLGQNVDSYLWYGGGLKKDFDKASEMAKATAVNFAQLMDMVAKAQPKMRIRFSTSNPQDMTLDVIEVMASHKNICNYIHLPVQSGSDRILKLMNRQHTVAEYKTLIDNIKNLIPDIGISQDMITGFPTETEEDHQGTLDLIDYVKYDYGFMFYYSERPGTLAERKMEDDIPLEIKKRRLQDVIDLQREISRKNLLRYQDQIIEVLIEKESKKNKDEWSGRNDQNVVAVFPKGDYKVGDFVNVKVNECTTGTLIGEAVGYADYWYNNVD; encoded by the coding sequence ATGGAAAAAATAATAGACGAGCATAAACAAGGGGAAGCGCTTACACTAGAGCGAAAACTCGAGAACAGTAAAAAACTTTTTATTGAAAGTTACGGTTGCCAGATGAACTTTGCAGATAGTGAAGTGGTGGCTTCTATACTTGCAAATGAAGGATATAACACCACTCAAAATCTTGAGGAAGCAGACCTAGTGCTTGTAAACACGTGTTCTATACGTGAGAAGGCAGAGGTTACTGTAAGAAAGCGACTCGAAAAATACCAAGCTGTAAAGCGCAAACAAAACCCTACAATGAAGGTGGGCGTGCTAGGCTGTATGGCAGAGCGTCTTAAAAGCAAATTTCTTGAAGAAGAAAAAATTGTAGATCTCGTTGTAGGTCCAGATGCCTATAAAGACATTCCTAACCTACTAAGTGAGGTAGAAGAAGGGCGTGATGCTGTAAACGTTATTCTTTCTAAAGAAGAGACGTATGGTGATATCTCACCGGTGCGATTACAAACTAACGGAGTTACCGCTTTTGTATCTATCACACGTGGTTGTGATAATATGTGCACATTTTGTGTGGTTCCATTTACAAGAGGGCGTGAGCGCAGCCGTGACCCGCAATCTATACTAGAAGAAGTAGAAGACCTAGCAAATAGAGGTTTTAAAGAAATTACCCTACTAGGTCAAAACGTAGACTCTTACCTATGGTATGGCGGCGGCCTCAAAAAAGATTTTGACAAAGCCAGCGAGATGGCAAAGGCTACTGCGGTAAACTTTGCACAACTTATGGATATGGTGGCAAAGGCACAACCCAAAATGAGAATACGCTTCTCTACCTCAAACCCTCAAGATATGACGTTAGATGTTATAGAAGTAATGGCGAGCCATAAAAACATCTGTAACTACATACACCTACCCGTGCAATCTGGAAGTGACAGAATACTCAAGCTTATGAACCGCCAGCATACGGTAGCCGAGTATAAAACGCTTATAGACAACATTAAAAATCTTATTCCAGACATTGGTATAAGTCAAGATATGATAACAGGTTTCCCCACAGAGACCGAAGAAGATCATCAAGGCACACTAGATCTTATAGACTACGTAAAGTATGACTACGGTTTTATGTTTTATTATTCTGAACGCCCTGGAACCCTTGCGGAACGTAAAATGGAAGATGACATTCCTCTAGAAATTAAGAAAAGAAGATTGCAAGACGTCATAGACTTACAGCGTGAGATCTCAAGAAAAAATCTATTAAGATATCAAGATCAAATCATAGAGGTATTAATAGAAAAAGAGTCTAAAAAGAATAAAGACGAGTGGAGCGGTCGCAATGACCAAAACGTAGTTGCCGTTTTCCCTAAAGGTGATTATAAAGTAGGTGATTTTGTAAACGTAAAAGTAAATGAGTGCACTACTGGAACGCTAATAGGAGAGGCTGTTGGGTATGCAGATTACTGGTATAACAATGTAGACTAA
- a CDS encoding lipid A-modifier LpxR family protein: MQFKLLPILVCILTHQAWSQSVEPASKQRYTQEFSVQHDNDFLFAIDRYYTAGSFLGYSRKLEQDFIFKNTKESPLQYDIIIGQETYTPRELFVENFDSLERPYAGYLFARFNLAKAQKNSLYVVGLEVGLAGEQSGARTLQLNYHRLIGAFMPVWSGQIANSTHINIYGSYVKDYELPNSNLFKNAALQSSVTIGSRRIYARQEALLYIGDRAQVSTSSAYGQVGNTTEFYGVGGVGVEYVVLNALIEGNPLGDGSPFTLPAVPVVFSFKAGGVYRAHRNTYRMIYKFRTKETKREGRSQYVTFEFARRF; this comes from the coding sequence TTGCAATTCAAGCTACTCCCTATTTTAGTTTGTATACTCACACATCAGGCTTGGTCTCAAAGTGTCGAGCCTGCTTCTAAGCAGCGGTATACACAAGAGTTTTCTGTACAACACGATAATGACTTTCTTTTTGCAATAGACCGTTATTATACCGCGGGAAGCTTTTTAGGGTATAGTAGAAAGTTAGAACAGGATTTTATTTTTAAAAATACGAAAGAGTCACCATTACAGTATGATATCATAATAGGTCAAGAGACCTATACACCACGTGAGCTATTTGTAGAAAACTTTGACAGCTTAGAGCGACCTTATGCGGGTTATTTATTTGCAAGGTTTAATCTTGCAAAAGCACAGAAAAATAGCTTGTATGTTGTGGGTCTTGAGGTAGGTCTTGCTGGAGAGCAATCTGGAGCGCGTACCTTACAACTCAATTATCACAGGCTTATAGGAGCATTTATGCCCGTATGGTCTGGCCAGATTGCAAATAGTACACACATAAATATTTATGGAAGTTATGTAAAGGACTATGAGCTGCCTAATTCTAATCTGTTTAAAAACGCTGCGCTACAATCTTCTGTGACTATAGGTTCAAGAAGAATTTATGCACGTCAGGAAGCACTTTTATACATAGGTGATAGGGCGCAAGTGAGCACCTCTTCTGCATATGGCCAAGTAGGAAACACCACAGAATTTTATGGTGTAGGCGGAGTAGGAGTTGAGTATGTAGTGCTTAACGCACTTATAGAAGGTAACCCACTAGGTGATGGTTCTCCTTTTACCTTACCTGCAGTGCCAGTAGTTTTTTCTTTTAAGGCGGGAGGTGTCTATCGAGCGCATCGCAACACCTACCGTATGATCTATAAATTTAGAACCAAAGAAACCAAAAGAGAGGGAAGAAGTCAGTACGTAACCTTTGAGTTTGCCAGACGATTTTAA
- the topA gene encoding type I DNA topoisomerase produces MAKNLVIVESPAKAKTIEKFLGSDYKVESSFGHIADLPSKELGVDVDGDFTPKYKVSDDKKKVVRNLKSLANKAEMVWLASDEDREGEAIAWHLEQELGLTPDRTKRIVFHEITKTAILRAIENPRKIDYDLVNAQQARRVLDRLVGYELSPVLWRKVKGGLSAGRVQSVSVRLIVEREREVLGFEPKASYRVDAEFTTQDGKSFKAKLPKNITTKKQAKAFLEKNLSATFKVDALTKKPAKKSPAPPFTTSTLQQEASRKLYFSVSKTMTMAQRLYEAGHITYMRTDSVNLSKDAKAGAEAEIVAAYGKEFHKERNYKGKSKGAQEAHEAIRPTDFSKHSVNMDRDQIRLYELIWKRAIASQMSEAQLERTNVQIASSAGTDNFTANGEILKFEGFLKVYLEGSDDEDVEETGLLPDLKTGEALLNKYITATERFTRPPYRYTEASLVKKLEELGIGRPSTYAPTITTIQNRKYVEKGTVEGKERSYDVLSLENNEIKDRTLTETVGSDKGKLVPTDVGMVVNDFLVQHFENILDYNFTAKVEADFDDIAEGKQEWTKMMKDFYKDFHPHVKDVEKNAEREVGERILGEDPATGKPVSVRLGKFGPMVQIGSVEDEEKPRFASLGPDQTLSNITYEQAMDLFKLPKDLGMFEEEEVSVNNGRFGPYVKFGKTFVSLPKGRDPMDVDLDEAIVYIKEKQKADAPIYMYEDLPVQKGTGRFGPYIKWNGMFINVNKKYDFDNLSDEDIVELIEVKKQKEIDKVLQDFPEEGIRVEKARWGRSNIIKGKLKIELSKDIDAAALSLDEIKDYIEKKAPKKKAAKKKAPAKKKAPAKKKTTAKKK; encoded by the coding sequence ATGGCAAAGAATCTCGTCATTGTGGAGTCACCTGCAAAGGCTAAAACGATAGAAAAATTTCTAGGCTCAGACTATAAAGTTGAGAGTAGTTTTGGACACATTGCAGACCTTCCCTCTAAGGAGTTAGGTGTTGATGTAGATGGAGATTTTACTCCAAAATATAAAGTCTCAGACGATAAGAAAAAGGTGGTGAGAAATCTTAAGTCTCTTGCAAATAAAGCAGAGATGGTGTGGCTCGCTAGTGATGAGGATCGCGAGGGAGAGGCTATAGCCTGGCACTTAGAACAAGAGCTTGGGTTAACACCAGACCGTACAAAACGTATTGTTTTTCACGAGATTACAAAGACGGCTATATTAAGAGCTATTGAGAACCCTCGTAAGATTGATTATGATCTTGTAAATGCACAACAAGCGCGTAGAGTGCTTGATAGATTAGTGGGGTATGAGCTCTCTCCAGTATTATGGAGAAAGGTAAAAGGAGGTCTTTCGGCCGGACGTGTACAATCTGTTTCAGTAAGACTTATTGTAGAGCGCGAGCGTGAGGTTTTAGGTTTTGAGCCTAAAGCATCGTATAGAGTAGATGCAGAGTTTACTACGCAAGATGGAAAGTCTTTTAAAGCAAAACTTCCTAAAAATATAACTACCAAAAAACAGGCAAAGGCTTTTCTTGAGAAAAACCTTAGTGCTACTTTTAAAGTAGATGCGCTTACTAAGAAGCCAGCAAAAAAATCACCAGCACCACCATTTACAACCTCTACCTTACAACAGGAAGCAAGTAGAAAACTGTACTTCTCTGTAAGTAAAACGATGACGATGGCACAGCGACTCTATGAAGCTGGGCATATTACATATATGAGAACAGATAGTGTAAACCTATCTAAAGATGCAAAGGCTGGAGCAGAGGCAGAGATTGTAGCTGCTTATGGTAAGGAGTTTCATAAAGAACGTAATTATAAAGGCAAGTCTAAGGGAGCACAAGAGGCTCACGAGGCGATACGTCCTACAGATTTCTCAAAGCATTCTGTAAATATGGATCGCGACCAGATACGTCTTTATGAACTTATCTGGAAACGTGCCATTGCTTCACAAATGAGCGAAGCACAACTAGAGCGCACAAATGTGCAAATAGCTTCTAGTGCAGGTACAGATAATTTTACAGCAAATGGGGAGATCTTAAAGTTTGAAGGTTTCTTAAAAGTATACCTAGAAGGTAGTGATGATGAAGATGTAGAAGAAACAGGTTTACTTCCTGATCTTAAAACAGGAGAGGCGCTACTTAATAAATACATTACCGCTACAGAGCGTTTTACAAGACCACCATACCGTTATACAGAAGCTTCTCTAGTAAAGAAACTTGAAGAGCTAGGTATAGGACGTCCATCTACATATGCACCTACTATTACGACTATCCAAAATCGTAAGTATGTAGAAAAAGGTACTGTAGAAGGGAAGGAGCGATCTTATGATGTGCTTAGTCTTGAAAACAACGAGATAAAAGATAGAACTCTTACAGAAACTGTAGGGTCAGATAAAGGAAAACTAGTTCCTACAGATGTAGGGATGGTCGTAAACGACTTCTTGGTTCAGCATTTTGAAAACATTCTTGATTATAACTTTACTGCAAAGGTCGAAGCAGATTTTGACGACATAGCAGAAGGAAAGCAGGAGTGGACAAAGATGATGAAGGATTTTTACAAAGATTTTCATCCTCACGTAAAAGATGTAGAAAAAAATGCAGAGCGTGAAGTAGGAGAGCGCATATTAGGAGAAGATCCAGCTACCGGTAAACCGGTAAGTGTACGTCTAGGTAAATTTGGTCCTATGGTGCAAATAGGTTCTGTAGAAGATGAAGAGAAGCCTCGATTTGCAAGTCTAGGTCCAGACCAAACGCTAAGCAACATCACCTATGAGCAGGCAATGGATCTCTTTAAATTACCTAAAGATTTAGGTATGTTTGAAGAAGAAGAGGTGTCTGTAAATAATGGTCGTTTTGGACCGTATGTTAAGTTTGGAAAAACATTTGTATCACTACCTAAAGGACGTGATCCAATGGATGTAGATCTAGATGAAGCTATAGTGTACATCAAAGAAAAACAAAAGGCAGACGCTCCTATATATATGTATGAGGATCTTCCGGTTCAAAAAGGTACAGGTCGTTTTGGTCCATACATAAAATGGAACGGAATGTTTATAAACGTAAACAAGAAGTACGATTTTGATAACCTCTCTGATGAGGATATTGTAGAGCTTATAGAAGTCAAAAAGCAAAAGGAGATAGATAAAGTACTTCAAGATTTTCCAGAAGAAGGAATACGTGTAGAAAAAGCACGCTGGGGACGTTCTAATATCATAAAAGGTAAGCTCAAAATAGAGCTTAGTAAAGATATAGATGCTGCTGCTTTAAGTCTTGATGAGATAAAAGACTACATCGAGAAAAAAGCTCCAAAAAAGAAGGCTGCCAAAAAGAAGGCGCCAGCAAAAAAGAAAGCTCCGGCTAAGAAAAAAACCACAGCAAAAAAGAAATAA
- the secG gene encoding preprotein translocase subunit SecG → MSTTFYIFLALIVIVAFLLVVVIMVQNPKGGGLSSSFGGGGTQQMGGVQKTTDFLDKATWALATILLILILASNLAIFDGSVTAESQVFDADAVEQSTPAPAPVSLPDTDGEDQ, encoded by the coding sequence ATGAGTACTACGTTTTATATATTTTTAGCACTAATCGTTATTGTAGCATTTTTACTAGTAGTGGTTATTATGGTACAGAATCCTAAAGGTGGCGGACTTTCTTCTTCTTTTGGAGGTGGCGGTACACAGCAAATGGGTGGTGTGCAAAAAACTACAGACTTTCTAGACAAAGCAACGTGGGCTCTTGCAACCATATTACTTATCCTTATACTTGCTAGTAACCTAGCTATTTTTGATGGTTCTGTGACAGCAGAGTCACAAGTATTTGATGCAGATGCTGTAGAACAATCTACTCCTGCACCAGCACCGGTAAGTTTACCAGATACAGACGGGGAAGACCAATAA
- a CDS encoding co-chaperone GroES yields the protein MAIKIQPLADRVVIEPVAAETQTASGLYIPDSAQEKQQRGKVVAVGSGTKDHTMTVKVGDTVIYGKYAGSELKFDGTDYMIMKEDDILAIV from the coding sequence ATGGCAATTAAAATTCAACCATTAGCAGACCGCGTTGTAATAGAGCCTGTAGCAGCAGAAACTCAAACAGCATCTGGTTTATATATTCCAGATAGCGCACAAGAAAAACAACAAAGAGGTAAAGTAGTTGCTGTAGGATCTGGAACAAAAGATCATACGATGACGGTTAAAGTAGGCGACACTGTGATATACGGAAAGTATGCAGGTAGTGAACTAAAATTTGATGGTACAGATTATATGATTATGAAAGAGGATGATATCCTTGCGATTGTATAA
- a CDS encoding sigma-54 interaction domain-containing protein, giving the protein MEGIQTTKQRFGIIGDNPGLNRAIEKAIQVAPTDISVLVTGESGVGKESIPRIIHSLSHRKHNKYIAVNCGAIPEGTIDSELFGHEKGAFTGATTTRSGYFEEADGGTIFLDEVGELPLPTQVRLLRVLENGEFLKVGSSKTQKTDVRIVAATNVAMFDAIEEGKFREDLYYRLSTVDIALPPLRERKGDIHLLFRKFASDFAMKYKMPTIRLSDEAIQLLVQYRWSGNIRQLRNVAEQISVLETKREVDATTIRNYLPDTGSRLPAVVKSQEKSDFSNEREILYKVLFDMKADLNDLKKLTLELMKNGNTQDVRQENESLINKIYNDDQDDSYETVEEVMDVLQIPQKSQQAPNPPPTEQAVDPYHFAEEIEEEETLSLHDKELELIKKSLERHKGKRKAAAQELGISERTLYRKIKQFDL; this is encoded by the coding sequence ATGGAAGGAATACAAACCACAAAACAAAGATTTGGTATTATAGGAGATAATCCTGGGCTTAATCGTGCAATCGAAAAAGCAATACAAGTGGCGCCTACTGATATATCTGTACTTGTTACGGGAGAGTCTGGGGTAGGTAAAGAAAGTATCCCACGCATTATACACTCGCTTTCTCATAGAAAACACAATAAGTACATCGCCGTAAACTGTGGAGCAATTCCAGAAGGAACGATAGATAGTGAGCTTTTTGGCCACGAGAAGGGAGCTTTTACTGGAGCTACCACCACTAGAAGTGGCTATTTTGAAGAGGCAGATGGAGGCACGATTTTTCTAGATGAAGTAGGAGAATTACCGCTGCCTACACAAGTACGTCTTTTAAGAGTTTTAGAAAATGGAGAGTTCTTAAAAGTGGGATCTTCAAAAACACAAAAAACAGATGTACGCATTGTCGCTGCAACAAACGTAGCAATGTTTGATGCCATTGAAGAAGGAAAATTTCGTGAGGATTTATATTACAGGTTAAGCACCGTAGATATTGCTCTACCTCCATTAAGAGAGCGCAAAGGCGATATACACTTATTGTTTAGAAAGTTTGCTTCAGACTTTGCGATGAAGTATAAGATGCCTACCATACGCCTAAGTGATGAGGCTATACAACTACTCGTGCAATATAGGTGGAGTGGTAACATAAGACAATTACGCAACGTAGCTGAGCAAATATCTGTACTTGAGACTAAACGCGAGGTAGACGCTACAACAATAAGAAACTATTTGCCAGATACAGGATCTAGACTTCCTGCGGTTGTAAAATCACAAGAAAAGTCAGACTTCTCAAACGAGCGAGAGATTCTTTACAAAGTGCTTTTTGATATGAAAGCCGACTTAAATGATCTTAAAAAGCTCACGCTCGAGCTTATGAAAAATGGCAACACGCAAGATGTACGCCAAGAGAATGAAAGTCTTATAAACAAGATTTATAATGATGATCAAGACGACTCTTACGAGACGGTAGAAGAAGTGATGGATGTATTACAGATACCTCAAAAATCACAACAAGCTCCTAATCCACCTCCTACAGAGCAAGCAGTAGACCCATATCACTTTGCAGAGGAGATAGAAGAGGAAGAAACTTTATCGCTACACGACAAGGAGCTGGAACTTATAAAGAAGTCACTAGAGCGTCACAAAGGAAAACGCAAGGCTGCCGCACAAGAACTAGGTATAAGCGAGCGCACACTTTATAGAAAAATCAAACAGTTTGATCTATAA
- a CDS encoding four helix bundle protein, producing the protein MRDFRKYNIWELSHKLTLDIYTVSREFPQNESYGIVSQIRRASASIPTNIAEGCGRDSDAEFNRFLTIAMGSASETEYLLILSKDLQYIDDEHFENLNSKVNIIKQKIYSLKQKLK; encoded by the coding sequence ATGAGAGATTTTAGAAAGTATAATATATGGGAGTTAAGCCACAAACTTACTTTAGATATTTATACTGTTTCTAGAGAATTTCCTCAAAATGAAAGTTATGGCATTGTATCACAAATACGAAGAGCATCTGCCTCTATACCAACAAATATTGCTGAAGGGTGTGGTAGAGATAGTGATGCAGAATTCAACCGCTTTCTGACAATAGCAATGGGATCGGCAAGCGAAACAGAATACTTACTTATTCTATCAAAAGATCTTCAATATATAGATGATGAACATTTTGAAAATCTAAATTCAAAAGTGAACATTATTAAACAGAAGATTTATTCATTAAAACAAAAATTAAAATAA